In Zingiber officinale cultivar Zhangliang chromosome 8B, Zo_v1.1, whole genome shotgun sequence, a single genomic region encodes these proteins:
- the LOC122014831 gene encoding 30S ribosomal protein S31, chloroplastic-like, whose protein sequence is MALLSLGMAMGAAPMAVAAPRLSFSRTESLSNFSSTLSISPHWNSTAFTAALPPPLYICCGRGDKKTARGKRFKHSFGNARPRNKSKGRGPPRTPVPPSPPKKDKFDDGEIVRIEIDESLFS, encoded by the exons ATGGCGTTGCTCTCCCTCGGAATGGCGATGGGAGCCGCTCCCATGGCCGTGGCCGCCCCCCGCCTCTCCTTCTCCCGGACCGAGAGCCTCTCCAATTTCTCATCCACCCTCTCCATCTCTCCTCACTGGAACTCGACGGCCTTCACCGCCGCCCTTCCCCCTCCCCTCTACA TATGCTGTGGCAGAGGCGACAAGAAGACTGCAAGGGGGAAGCGGTTCAAGCACTCCTTCGGAAAC GCCCGTCCTCGCAACAAGAGCAAGGGCAGAGGTCCCCCGCGGACTCCAGTGCCGCCCTCGCCGCCCAAGAAGGACAAATTCGACGACGGGGAGATCGTCAGAATTGAAATCGATGAGTCCCTCTTCTCCTAA
- the LOC122014829 gene encoding pentatricopeptide repeat-containing protein At2g41080, with protein MAKPFLCSKRRLSRSINTAAVVVPSISWSSPPARSKKEFAYLCSRGRLREALQGFLPQLWSDPNLFSHLLNACCLLPSPRSLRLGRQLHAIIAIAGAASFHRFTGNHLFHMYLKLGRVPAARAVFDAMACRNVMSFNILIGGLIHNGDINAARKLFDEMPERNLATWNAMIAGLAHFELDEEGLECFLRSRREGLRPDEFGLGSTLRCCAGLKDAGSGRQIHAFVVTNGFEQDMCVGSSLAHMYMRSGHLEEGERVLKGLPFLNVVSCNTVIAGRAQNGDPEGAFHHFILMKNAGLLPDHVTFVSIISACSDLAALAQGQQVHAQVIHVGVGSVTPVRSSLISMYSKCGCLEDSSTIFSESDASDLVLWSSMIAAYGFHGRGEEAIKLFNEMIGEGTDPSEVTFLSLLYACSHSGLKDKGREYFELMIQKYGLAPNLKHYTCMVDLLGRSGCLDEAEALIRSMPMPADGVIWKTLLSACKTHKNGEMAERVAEQVLRLDPQDSAPYVLLSNIRATSSRWSDVSDLRRTMKDKRLRKEPGISWLEFKGQVYQFTTGGGSNPRQSEIDMLLKELVARKRELGYLPDTSTVFHDMEEEEKEATLAHHSEKLAIAFAILSLPSGIPIRIMKNLRVCNDCHVAIKFISKIAEREIVVRDVSRFHHFRDGECSCRDYW; from the coding sequence ATGGCTAAACCTTTCCTCTGCTCCAAACGCCGCCTCTCGCGATCAATCAACACCGCCGCGGTAGTCGTCCCCAGTATCAGCTGGAGCTCGCCGCCGGCCAGATCCAAGAAGGAGTTCGCCTATCTATGCTCCAGAGGCCGTCTCCGAGAAGCACTGCAAGGCTTCCTCCCCCAGCTATGGTCCGACCCCAACCTCTTCTCTCACCTCCTGAACGCCTGCTGCCTACTCCCTTCGCCGCGCTCCCTCCGCCTAGGCCGTCAGCTCCACGCAATCATAGCCATCGCCGGCGCTGCCTCTTTCCACCGCTTCACTGGAAACCACCTTTTCCACATGTACCTCAAACTTGGCCGGGTCCCCGCCGCCCGCGCCGTGTTTGACGCAATGGCGTGCCGAAACGTCATGTCCTTCAACATCCTCATCGGCGGCCTCATCCACAACGGGGACATCAACGCTGCCCGCAAGCTGTTCGATGAAATGCCGGAGAGGAACCTCGCCACCTGGAACGCCATGATTGCCGGGCTGGCTCACTTCGAGCTCGACGAAGAGGGACTCGAATGCTTCCTGAGGTCGAGGAGGGAGGGCCTGCGTCCCGATGAGTTTGGTTTGGGGAGCACCTTGCGATGCTGTGCAGGATTGAAGGATGCAGGTTCTGGTCGCCAAATCCATGCCTTCGTGGTTACCAATGGGTTTGAGCAGGACATGTGTGTTGGGAGCTCTCTAGCTCACATGTACATGAGAAGTGGTCATcttgaagaaggagaaagagttcTGAAAGGATTGCCTTTCCTCAATGTGGTCTCTTGCAATACTGTGATTGCAGGAAGAGCACAAAATGGGGACCCTGAAGGGGCCTTCCACCATTTCATCCTCATGAAGAATGCCGGATTGTTGCCAGACCATGTAACCTTTGTTAGCATTATCAGTGCATGCTCTGACTTAGCTGCCTTAGCACAGGGGCAACAAGTGCATGCACAAGTCATCCATGTTGGAGTTGGTTCAGTCACCCCGGTGAGGAGTTCACTGATAAGCATGTATTCCAAGTGCGGTTGTTTGGAGGATTCAAGCACGATATTTTCTGAATCTGATGCATCAGACCTTGTGCTCTGGAGCTCCATGATTGCAGCCTACGGTTTTCATGGACGTGGAGAGGAGGCTATCAAGCTGTTTAATGAGATGATCGGAGAGGGGACTGATCCTAGTGAAGTCACATTCCTAAGCTTGTTGTATGCTTGCAGTCATAGTGGCTTGAAGGACAAGGGCAGGGAGTATTTTGAGCTCATGATTCAGAAATATGGACTTGCGCCTAATCTGAAGCACTACACTTGCATGGTTGATCTTCTCGGTCGGTCTGGGTGTCTCGACGAGGCTGAAGCTCTGATCAGGTCAATGCCGATGCCAGCTGACGGTGTCATTTGGAAGACGCTGTTGTCTGCCTGTAAAACTCACAAGAATGGAGAGATGGCGGAGAGGGTGGCTGAGCAGGTTTTGAGGTTGGATCCTCAGGACTCTGCACCGTATGTCCTTTTATCGAATATACGAGCTACAAGTTCTAGATGGAGTGATGTATCTGATCTAAGGAGAACGATGAAGGATAAGAGACTGAGGAAGGAGCCTGGAATTAGCTGGTTAGAGTTTAAAGGCCAGGTTTATCAATTCACGACTGGAGGTGGATCGAATCCAAGGCAAAGCGAGATCGACATGCTGCTAAAAGAATTGGTTGCTAGAAAGAGGGAGTTAGGATACTTGCCAGACACCAGTACAGTCTTCCACGACATGgaggaagaggaaaaagaggCCACTTTGGCTCACCACAGTGAGAAGTTGGCCATAGCATTCGCAATCCTCAGCCTGCCTTCAGGGATTCCAATTCGAATAATGAAGAATCTACGCGTCTGCAACGATTGTCATGTAGCTATCAAGTTCATATCCAAGATCGCCGAGCGGGAGATTGTGGTGAGGGATGTTAGTAGATTCCATCACTTCAGAGATGGGGAATGCTCTTGTAGAGATTACTGGTGA
- the LOC122016661 gene encoding serine/arginine-rich splicing factor SR45a-like isoform X6 has translation MSHSGKTRYAHSRYVSPSPLSSPYLHGRSVSRSLSRSRSRSSRSRDSVDAENPGNNLYVTGLSSRITERELEKHFETEGKVVDSHLVVDRWTKESRGFGFVTMSSIKEADRCIKYLDRSVLEGRVITVEKAKRRRGRTPTPGRYLGLHTRGRQHSASYSDRSCSPYYRRQAYSPYYRRYRSRSRSPYDRSRRRRSYSRDFSDYSPERSVSPNYSRRYGRRYASRSVSPRRYGRGYSRSYSPRSQGYRRSYSPRGRRSRRSYSRSYSPSVRRYRSRSSSYSRSPRPIKLRSRESYAHSRSNSCSINSR, from the exons GTATGCGCACTCTCGTTATGTGTCACCTTCACCTCTATCTTCACCTTATCTGCACGGTAGATCTGTCTCGAGGTCTTTATCGAGGTCAAGGAGTCGATCAAG caGAAGCAGAGATTCGGTTGATGCTGAAAACCCTGGAAACAATCTGTACGTTACTGGTTTATCTTCAAGAATTACAGAGCGGGAACTTGAGAAGCATTTTGAGACTGAAGGGAAG GTTGTTGATTCTCATCTAGTGGTCGATCGTTGGACAAAGGAATCTCGGGGGTTTGGGTTTGTAACAATGTCCAGCATCAAGGAAGCAGATCGTTGCATTAAGTACCTTGATCGGTCAGTTCTGGAGGGCCGTGTTATTACTGTTGAAAAG GCAAAAAGACGCCGAGGGAGGACTCCGACTCCTGGCAGATATCTGGGCTTGCACACCAGGG GACGCCAACATTCTGCAAGTTATTCCGATCGGTCTTGCTCGCCTTACTACAGGCGGCAGGCTTATTCTCCTTACTACAGGAGGTATAGATCAAGGTCAAGGTCTCCCTATGATCGATCAAGGAGAAGACGATCATACTCTAGAGACTTCAGTGACTACTCTCCAGAGAGATCTGTTTCGCCTAACTATAGTAGGCGTTACGGCAGGAGATATGCCTCACGGAGCGTTTCTCCTAGGAGATACGGAAGAGGTTATTCCAGAAGCTACTCACCAAGGTCCCAAGGATATCGAAGAAGCTACTCGCCAAGGGGTCGAAGATCTCGGAGGAGCTATTCACGTAGCTACTCACCGAGTGTACGAAGATAtcggagtaggagttcatcttaTAGTAGGTCGCCAAGGCCGATCAAGCTACGCTCTCGCGAAAGCTACGCTCACAGCCGTAGCAACAGTTGTAGCATCAACTCACGCTGA
- the LOC122016661 gene encoding serine/arginine-rich splicing factor SR45a-like isoform X7 — protein MSHSGKTRYAHSRYVSPSPLSSPYLHGRSVSRSLSRSRSRSRSRDSVDAENPGNNLYVTGLSSRITERELEKHFETEGKVVDSHLVVDRWTKESRGFGFVTMSSIKEADRCIKYLDRSVLEGRVITVEKAKRRRGRTPTPGRYLGLHTRGRQHSASYSDRSCSPYYRRQAYSPYYRRYRSRSRSPYDRSRRRRSYSRDFSDYSPERSVSPNYSRRYGRRYASRSVSPRRYGRGYSRSYSPRSQGYRRSYSPRGRRSRRSYSRSYSPSVRRYRSRSSSYSRSPRPIKLRSRESYAHSRSNSCSINSR, from the exons GTATGCGCACTCTCGTTATGTGTCACCTTCACCTCTATCTTCACCTTATCTGCACGGTAGATCTGTCTCGAGGTCTTTATCGAGGTCAAGGAGTCGATCAAG AAGCAGAGATTCGGTTGATGCTGAAAACCCTGGAAACAATCTGTACGTTACTGGTTTATCTTCAAGAATTACAGAGCGGGAACTTGAGAAGCATTTTGAGACTGAAGGGAAG GTTGTTGATTCTCATCTAGTGGTCGATCGTTGGACAAAGGAATCTCGGGGGTTTGGGTTTGTAACAATGTCCAGCATCAAGGAAGCAGATCGTTGCATTAAGTACCTTGATCGGTCAGTTCTGGAGGGCCGTGTTATTACTGTTGAAAAG GCAAAAAGACGCCGAGGGAGGACTCCGACTCCTGGCAGATATCTGGGCTTGCACACCAGGG GACGCCAACATTCTGCAAGTTATTCCGATCGGTCTTGCTCGCCTTACTACAGGCGGCAGGCTTATTCTCCTTACTACAGGAGGTATAGATCAAGGTCAAGGTCTCCCTATGATCGATCAAGGAGAAGACGATCATACTCTAGAGACTTCAGTGACTACTCTCCAGAGAGATCTGTTTCGCCTAACTATAGTAGGCGTTACGGCAGGAGATATGCCTCACGGAGCGTTTCTCCTAGGAGATACGGAAGAGGTTATTCCAGAAGCTACTCACCAAGGTCCCAAGGATATCGAAGAAGCTACTCGCCAAGGGGTCGAAGATCTCGGAGGAGCTATTCACGTAGCTACTCACCGAGTGTACGAAGATAtcggagtaggagttcatcttaTAGTAGGTCGCCAAGGCCGATCAAGCTACGCTCTCGCGAAAGCTACGCTCACAGCCGTAGCAACAGTTGTAGCATCAACTCACGCTGA